A DNA window from Cobetia marina contains the following coding sequences:
- the htpG gene encoding molecular chaperone HtpG encodes MTTATHTETHGFQTEVKQLLHLMIHSLYSNREIFLRELVSNAADACDKLRYQALDNDALYGNDSELRIEIEHDADAKTITLRDNGIGMSRDDVVANLGTIARSGTAEFMKNLSGDQQKDSRLIGQFGVGFYSGFIVADEITVRTRRADLDADQGVEWKSRGEGEFSVADIARAERGTEIVLHLKDDALEFADEHRLRNLVTKYSDHIELPVRMQRVEKDEEGNEQIHWETANSATALWVRSKSEVSDEEYKNFYKHVSHDFSDPLSWSHNKVEGKLEYTSLLFVPGRAPFDLYQRDAARGLKLYVQRVFIMDDAEQFLPLYLRFIKGVLDTNDLSLNVSRELLQQDPQVDKLKSALTKRGLDMLKKLAKDPEQYQTFWNQFGSVLKEGPAEDYANREKIAELLRFSTTHTDSATQDQSLAQYVERMKEGQSKIYYLVADSFNAAKSSPHLEIFRKKGIEVLLLTDRIDEWLMSHLTEFDGKSFADVAKGDLDLGDVENEEEKKAQEETAKAKEDLVKRVKEALSDSVQEVRITHRLTDSPACVVLPEHEMGYQMRKMMEAAGQPLPEVKPILELNPEHALVSRLEGGEGDYFTDLAHVLLDQAIIAEGGALEDPAAYVRRLNGMLSA; translated from the coding sequence ATGACCACCGCCACCCACACCGAAACGCATGGCTTCCAGACAGAAGTGAAGCAGCTGCTTCACCTCATGATCCACTCGCTGTACTCCAACCGCGAGATCTTCCTGCGCGAGCTGGTCTCCAATGCCGCGGATGCCTGCGACAAGTTGCGCTACCAGGCGCTGGACAACGATGCCCTCTACGGCAACGACAGCGAGCTGCGCATCGAGATCGAGCACGATGCCGACGCGAAGACCATCACCCTGCGTGACAACGGCATCGGCATGAGCCGCGATGACGTGGTGGCCAATCTGGGCACCATCGCGCGCTCCGGCACCGCCGAGTTCATGAAGAACCTGTCAGGTGACCAGCAGAAGGATTCGCGTCTGATCGGCCAGTTCGGTGTCGGCTTCTATTCCGGCTTCATCGTCGCCGACGAGATCACCGTGCGCACCCGTCGCGCCGACCTCGATGCCGACCAAGGTGTCGAGTGGAAGTCCCGTGGCGAGGGCGAGTTCAGCGTGGCGGACATCGCGCGCGCCGAGCGCGGTACCGAGATCGTGCTGCACCTCAAGGACGATGCCCTCGAGTTCGCCGATGAACATCGCCTGCGCAACCTGGTCACCAAGTACTCCGATCACATCGAACTGCCGGTGCGCATGCAGCGTGTCGAGAAGGACGAAGAAGGCAACGAGCAGATCCACTGGGAAACCGCCAACTCCGCCACTGCGCTGTGGGTGCGCTCCAAGTCCGAGGTCAGCGACGAGGAGTACAAGAACTTCTACAAGCACGTCTCTCACGACTTCTCCGACCCGCTCAGCTGGAGCCACAACAAGGTCGAGGGCAAGCTCGAGTACACCAGCCTGCTGTTCGTGCCGGGTCGTGCGCCGTTCGACCTCTACCAGCGTGATGCCGCGCGTGGCCTGAAACTCTACGTGCAGCGCGTCTTCATCATGGATGACGCCGAACAGTTCCTGCCGCTGTACCTGCGCTTCATCAAGGGCGTGCTGGACACCAATGACCTGTCCTTGAACGTCTCGCGTGAGCTGCTGCAGCAGGACCCGCAGGTCGACAAGCTCAAGTCCGCGCTGACCAAGCGTGGCCTGGACATGCTCAAGAAGCTGGCCAAGGACCCCGAGCAGTACCAGACCTTCTGGAACCAGTTCGGCTCCGTGCTCAAGGAAGGCCCGGCGGAAGACTACGCCAACCGCGAGAAGATCGCCGAGCTGCTGCGCTTCTCCACCACGCATACCGACAGCGCCACTCAGGATCAGTCGCTGGCCCAGTACGTCGAACGCATGAAGGAAGGTCAGAGCAAGATCTACTACCTGGTCGCCGACAGCTTCAACGCCGCCAAGTCCAGCCCGCATCTCGAGATCTTCCGCAAGAAGGGCATCGAGGTTCTGCTGCTGACCGACCGTATCGATGAGTGGCTGATGAGCCACCTCACCGAGTTCGACGGCAAGTCCTTCGCCGACGTCGCCAAGGGCGATCTCGATCTCGGCGATGTCGAGAACGAGGAAGAGAAGAAGGCTCAGGAAGAGACTGCCAAGGCCAAGGAAGATCTGGTCAAGCGTGTCAAGGAAGCGCTGTCTGATAGCGTTCAGGAAGTGCGTATCACGCACCGTCTGACCGATTCCCCGGCCTGCGTGGTGCTGCCGGAGCACGAGATGGGCTACCAGATGCGCAAGATGATGGAAGCCGCTGGCCAGCCGCTGCCGGAAGTGAAGCCGATTCTCGAGCTGAACCCGGAGCACGCCCTGGTCTCGCGTCTGGAAGGCGGCGAAGGCGACTACTTCACCGACCTCGCTCACGTGCTGCTCGATCAGGCCATCATCGCCGAAGGTGGCGCGCTGGAAGACCCGGCCGCCTACGTGCGTCGCCTGAACGGCATGCTCAGCGCCTGA
- a CDS encoding PaaI family thioesterase: MTASEATKDGPHSLLGLAVNRADVPAAGGGLDDASWVRALTGFVSFIPHTARLQVSVDEVAAPAVRMTLPWQAALVGDPHRHLVHGGVLTMFADTLCGSAVLTGLERPEVCPTLDLRLDHYRPGVEGMALIGEARVLRVTESMVFTEAQIWQQPGKLLCRAIGNFVRLGARNTPPGFGEALMAAAQGHPSAGAAGSVIDDPQKTADDEALPAVSQPFVSRPGDGLQHARRFVEGQRTRGDLADLLASLPYARAIGLGLCSLAPSSLAEDDPLPTTPLRYAMAAMPENVGNPMLPAVHGGVLAAAMETAATLEVLRLNGRGGRQARLPKLIDFSIDYLATARGDSVTRIDCEVLREGRRMANVRVSAWQHSSQRPVASARMHFVLEPLAREQEA; encoded by the coding sequence GTGACGGCGTCGGAGGCGACGAAAGACGGGCCGCACAGTCTGCTGGGGCTGGCCGTCAATCGCGCTGACGTGCCGGCGGCGGGAGGAGGGCTGGATGACGCCAGCTGGGTGAGGGCGCTGACGGGGTTCGTGAGCTTCATTCCGCATACCGCGAGATTGCAGGTCAGTGTCGATGAGGTCGCCGCGCCGGCCGTGCGCATGACGTTACCCTGGCAGGCGGCACTGGTGGGGGACCCGCATCGCCACCTGGTGCACGGCGGCGTGCTGACGATGTTCGCCGACACCCTGTGCGGCAGTGCCGTCCTGACGGGCCTTGAGCGTCCGGAAGTCTGCCCGACGCTGGATCTGCGTCTCGATCATTATCGTCCCGGGGTGGAAGGCATGGCGTTGATCGGCGAGGCACGCGTCCTGCGTGTCACCGAGTCGATGGTCTTCACCGAAGCGCAGATCTGGCAGCAGCCGGGCAAGCTTCTGTGTCGCGCCATCGGCAACTTCGTTCGCCTGGGGGCGCGCAATACGCCTCCAGGGTTTGGCGAGGCGCTGATGGCCGCCGCGCAGGGACACCCATCGGCCGGGGCGGCCGGCTCTGTCATCGATGACCCGCAGAAGACCGCTGACGACGAGGCGCTCCCTGCCGTGTCGCAGCCGTTCGTCAGCCGTCCGGGGGACGGGCTGCAGCATGCCCGGCGTTTCGTCGAAGGCCAGCGCACCCGAGGGGATCTTGCCGACCTGCTGGCAAGCCTGCCCTACGCCAGAGCCATCGGGCTGGGCCTGTGCTCCCTGGCGCCCTCCTCGTTGGCAGAGGATGACCCGCTGCCGACCACCCCGCTTCGCTATGCGATGGCCGCCATGCCCGAGAACGTCGGCAACCCCATGTTGCCCGCCGTGCATGGAGGCGTGCTGGCGGCCGCGATGGAGACGGCCGCCACGCTCGAGGTGCTGCGCTTGAATGGCCGTGGAGGGCGTCAGGCGCGTCTGCCCAAGTTGATCGATTTCTCCATCGATTATCTGGCCACGGCGCGGGGTGACAGTGTCACGCGCATCGATTGTGAGGTGCTGCGCGAGGGACGGCGCATGGCCAACGTGCGCGTCAGTGCCTGGCAGCACTCCAGTCAACGGCCGGTCGCCAGTGCGCGCATGCATTTCGTGCTGGAACCTCTGGCAAGAGAACAAGAGGCCTGA
- a CDS encoding MAPEG family protein — MLIYACLLFAALMLVLTKAPVAWAQQRTGRYDNHDPRAQQRELTGFGARALAAHQNSNEAFPLFAAGVLVSVIVAPGAPIATTLAVIFVLARLGYWGCYLANIALLRSLLWGVGYLVSLALIAIPLWM, encoded by the coding sequence ATGCTGATCTATGCCTGCCTGCTGTTCGCGGCGCTGATGCTGGTGCTGACCAAGGCGCCCGTCGCCTGGGCCCAGCAACGTACCGGACGCTATGACAACCATGACCCCCGCGCGCAGCAGCGCGAACTCACGGGCTTCGGGGCGCGTGCGCTCGCCGCGCATCAGAACAGCAACGAGGCGTTCCCGCTGTTTGCCGCCGGGGTGCTGGTGAGTGTCATCGTCGCGCCCGGCGCGCCGATCGCCACCACTCTGGCGGTGATCTTCGTGCTGGCGCGTCTGGGGTACTGGGGCTGCTATCTGGCGAATATCGCGCTCTTGCGCTCCCTGCTGTGGGGCGTCGGCTATCTGGTCTCCCTCGCGCTGATCGCGATACCGCTATGGATGTGA
- a CDS encoding YkvA family protein, giving the protein MGKAMWLTRLFGRRHVLGKAGAALRTLVPLCRDVISGRYRPVPWKALGLAAGALLYLVSPLDLIPDMLVGLGILDDLVIVTWLLGKLDDALADYRLWRGEVPDPEPSDPSAP; this is encoded by the coding sequence ATGGGCAAGGCAATGTGGTTGACCCGCCTGTTTGGTCGCCGACACGTATTGGGCAAGGCCGGAGCGGCATTGCGTACACTCGTTCCGCTGTGCCGTGACGTGATCAGTGGACGTTATCGTCCGGTGCCGTGGAAGGCGCTGGGACTGGCCGCAGGTGCGTTGCTCTATCTGGTCTCGCCGCTGGACCTGATCCCCGACATGCTGGTGGGGCTGGGGATTCTGGATGATCTGGTGATCGTGACCTGGTTGCTCGGCAAGCTCGATGATGCGCTGGCCGACTATCGCCTGTGGCGCGGCGAGGTCCCTGACCCCGAGCCTTCCGATCCCTCGGCGCCCTGA
- a CDS encoding transglycosylase SLT domain-containing protein gives MTLGKFVPPSGRGARAMRRFTSLRHLTSLGLLLGLSLPLQAATPSDQSFRAALEDARAKRFQDIQQVAVNGHVLEGYIEYHQLKARLPYATPAEVLSFMERHADSPLAEWMRGQAISAYGRTGRHDALLEVSDGVPAGASRQCHYYTAQLNNDFASASQGGLKLWHVSGSQDSACDPLFSTLRERGVIDDQAVWERMMLAWAAGQGSMVSYLERQLSGNWQQAIAAREQLDGNFAAITRIPTDLGHGGHAFAALSVAAMHGFVRADTEAALEAWRKVSPHMPLSDEQRHEVERDLAWYSLVRDIPNNQGWVDERLAMLDDEELFDLRMRNAIRDGAWGEVREWVLKMPERFSGEARYQYWLGRADDSLGRRDEARAAWARASGERNFYGFLASDRIGKAYSLNRDDQTFDDAQLAEIARTPAVRRVRALMEIDEIGLARSEWFNAVSQADDAGARRLAAYALKQQWYDLTVFATIRGKLWDGLSWRFPPAWQQDFQRYGANAGVDPWMLMALARRESAFNPTATSPVGARGLMQLMPGTAAKVSRDLGLATPSHAALGDPDTNIRLGSTYIREMLDRYSGNRLAAAAAYNAGPGRVDRWLADTPREYDRFVERIPFKETREYVKAVLAYRVIFESLAKGTSDGVRVVSEREVNQPYTTALVDRR, from the coding sequence GTGACACTAGGCAAGTTCGTTCCCCCATCGGGCCGCGGCGCCCGCGCCATGCGCCGCTTCACATCGTTGCGCCATTTGACAAGCCTGGGTCTGCTGCTGGGCCTCAGCCTGCCGCTGCAAGCGGCCACCCCCAGTGATCAGAGCTTCCGCGCTGCGCTGGAGGATGCCCGAGCCAAGCGCTTCCAGGATATCCAGCAGGTCGCCGTCAACGGCCATGTGCTGGAAGGCTATATCGAATATCACCAGCTCAAGGCACGCCTGCCCTACGCAACGCCGGCGGAAGTCCTGTCCTTCATGGAGCGTCACGCCGATTCCCCCCTGGCGGAGTGGATGCGCGGCCAGGCCATCTCGGCCTACGGGCGCACCGGACGCCATGATGCTTTGCTCGAGGTCAGCGATGGCGTGCCGGCCGGCGCCAGCCGTCAGTGCCATTACTACACGGCACAGCTGAACAATGATTTCGCCAGCGCCTCGCAAGGCGGCCTGAAACTCTGGCATGTCTCGGGCTCGCAGGATTCCGCCTGTGACCCGCTGTTCTCGACGCTGCGCGAACGTGGCGTGATCGATGATCAGGCCGTCTGGGAACGCATGATGCTCGCCTGGGCCGCCGGTCAGGGCAGCATGGTCAGCTACCTGGAACGCCAGCTGTCGGGTAACTGGCAGCAGGCCATCGCCGCACGCGAGCAGCTGGATGGCAACTTTGCCGCCATTACCCGGATTCCGACCGATCTGGGTCACGGTGGGCATGCCTTTGCCGCGCTCAGTGTCGCTGCCATGCATGGCTTCGTGCGCGCGGATACCGAGGCAGCCCTGGAGGCCTGGCGCAAGGTCAGCCCGCACATGCCGCTGAGCGATGAGCAGCGTCATGAGGTCGAGCGTGATCTGGCCTGGTATTCCCTGGTACGTGACATTCCCAACAACCAGGGCTGGGTGGATGAGCGCCTGGCCATGCTCGATGATGAGGAGCTGTTCGACCTGCGCATGCGCAATGCCATTCGCGATGGCGCCTGGGGCGAGGTACGCGAATGGGTCCTCAAGATGCCGGAACGCTTCAGTGGCGAAGCCCGTTATCAGTACTGGCTGGGCCGTGCGGATGACAGCCTGGGACGCCGGGATGAGGCACGTGCCGCCTGGGCACGCGCCAGTGGCGAACGCAACTTCTATGGTTTCCTCGCCTCGGACCGGATCGGCAAGGCCTATTCGCTCAATCGCGATGACCAGACCTTCGATGATGCGCAACTGGCAGAGATTGCCCGCACCCCGGCCGTCAGGCGTGTCAGGGCGCTGATGGAGATCGATGAGATCGGTCTGGCGCGTTCGGAATGGTTCAATGCCGTGAGCCAGGCCGATGACGCCGGCGCGCGTCGCCTGGCGGCTTACGCCCTCAAGCAGCAATGGTATGACCTGACCGTGTTCGCAACCATTCGCGGCAAGCTGTGGGATGGCCTGTCCTGGCGCTTCCCGCCCGCCTGGCAGCAGGACTTCCAGCGCTATGGGGCCAACGCCGGTGTGGACCCCTGGATGCTGATGGCACTGGCGCGTCGCGAGAGTGCCTTCAATCCTACCGCCACCTCGCCCGTGGGTGCCCGTGGGCTGATGCAGCTGATGCCGGGCACGGCGGCCAAGGTCAGTCGTGACCTGGGGCTTGCCACGCCCAGCCATGCCGCGCTCGGTGACCCGGACACCAACATCCGCCTCGGCAGCACCTATATCCGCGAGATGCTAGACCGCTACTCCGGCAATCGCCTTGCGGCAGCGGCGGCCTACAACGCAGGCCCGGGCCGCGTGGATCGCTGGCTGGCCGATACCCCGCGCGAATATGACCGCTTCGTCGAGCGCATTCCCTTCAAGGAAACCCGTGAGTACGTCAAGGCAGTACTGGCGTATCGCGTCATCTTCGAGTCGCTGGCCAAGGGCACGAGCGACGGCGTCAGAGTGGTCAGTGAGCGCGAGGTCAATCAGCCCTACACCACCGCGCTGGTGGACCGCCGCTGA